A window of Tachypleus tridentatus isolate NWPU-2018 chromosome 7, ASM421037v1, whole genome shotgun sequence genomic DNA:
TTGTATTAAGTTACCAATATTAAATACAAGGTAATATACTTTTACAAGCTGTTATGTTAAATTACCAACATCATACACAGTGTAGTCCATTTCATGAAACAGCATAACATTAAGTCATTGTTGTTACTTTTAGTTATAACCTTTATGCAAAGCATAACACATATCCAATCAAACAAGTGAAAGAGGTTGATAATGAAAAGggaaaaacattgaaaatataatcaAGCAGTTAAATCAGTTGAATGTTAATAAGATTAATTTATTCACACCTACCATATGCACTACACATTTTAAGTCCTACATCCGGTTGAATAAACTCATCTGGAAGTCTGTCAACCAGATTAAAGATCCCCCCAGGCTGTGTGTATTCTGGAAGTGGAAGAACTTTTATCAAGTCTTTGTGTCTTAATGGAAGATTCTCACGAAAGTTTTCCCCTGGTGGCCAATCCTTGAGTTTCAACACCATTTCCTCTCCATTTTTACTTTTCAATCGTTCTAAGATGTAAGGAACATTTGTGTTTTTAGATTCTAAACCATTGGGTTATTTCACATACATTTATTAGTAATTCATTAAGTGCTACACATTTACAGATACTGGCATTTTCAATCCGTTTTACAAACCTTTACTCATCTGTTAACTCCATAATGAAAAGAATTTCATGAatggcaaaaacaaacaaacactaattaaTTCAATTACGGTTCTGTCTACCATTGCATACTTAACTTCATCTACTTACTTGAAACATTTTCAAATCCATCCCAAAACTTGCGGAGAGACTGATTCAGCAGGATTCTCCCTGTGTTGCAATCAACAAACTCCGTTTTAACTCCACCAAATTCCTGCCCAAAGCTGTCTGGGTTCCAGAGTTTTGTATCAATTCTTGATGTTATATTGCTCACCATCACTGGCtaaacaatgttgaataaaatatgCTATTAGTGTTTGGAAAgtaatattaatgatatattaaattttcaCCAACTTCCATCTATtctttgttactgtttatatataaataaactgaaattaacaacaaatttttCACAGAAGGCTAACTGCGGTCACAAAGTATGTATGTGGCTcgaaatacaatttataatgaagCACTTTTGAATATTCAATAgagcaaaaaatgttttatatgtgttaaattactgtatattttaaataacaaaaataaaagtgttgtggtgtttaattaaattttgataaaaacggtaaataaaactttcttaatCTTAAAATTGCCATAATGGCAGAAGTGTAAATACATAACTGTTATGAATACTGAGGTATACTTCACAACTATTTATTGAAAGCACTAAGGTTAATTTTAAAAAGAGAGAGTTTTCTCAAAATCTCATTATGtctcagaaaataaaatacattttaaaacatcttgTTTTAACCTCAAAATTTGAAAACACTTTGCACAAAAGTTTTGAAGTTTTTCCACTAACTGAATGAAGTGCAATTTAAGTTCAATATGATATTTTGAAAAACTGGAAAGAAATCTATGTTTAATGTTGTCAATGAATGGATGACAGTGtgataatgaaattatttaaaagagaaagattTAATATTCAAGTATGTGAAAAATATTCCTTTAATGTTGTCAATGAATTGATGACATTGTGATAATGAAACTATTTATAAGAACTAACTACTTATAAATTCTTTCCTCTCTTGGTGGCTTTTAGAATTTCACATGGaagaaacaacttttaatgtaaataagatGAATTTACCTGAACtacttaaaaatacttatttgttaCTGAAAGTAGTGAAACTCTGTTCATGAGTCCTATTATGAACACACCTGGCAGGCACCAGATTTCCTGTTGAAGTGGGGCTTAAGAACCTTGATacatatataacaacaaatattttgcaaGTACAATTTTTGATATTTCTAACATAACAAAAATTTTCAAAGAACCTAATTTATACATACTTTATCCACTGTCTTCACGtataaaacatacagaaatattAGTTGGAGCTTCTCAAATATATTCTTAGAcccttatttaaaaattattattatcaattgAATACAAAATAAGTACACACCTGCCCTCGTTTCCACTGTTCCTggaaaatatggatgttttgATGAAGTTGTGAATCATGAAGACGCAAAAGTTTGCCACCACACAGCCACGAATGTGGAATATCTGGATGAAGCAGGGAGCTTTCTGTAAGGTTTCGACTTTGAATGGACAAAGTTCTTTGTGGTTTAGGAACATCAAGAGAGCTACAACTGAACTGCAGTTGTTCCTTTTTAACCTCTGGTTCTGTGACCTGTGTTACACTTTCTACTGTGTTTTCCTTCAAGTGTTCTTCATTGTCCTCGGTACTACTTCCACCAACTCCTTTTTCATTTGGTCGGATCAGCAGTTCACGTAAAGTTGAACGATTTCCACTTCTTTCTTCACAGCCATTTGTGGTCTCTTTTCCTTCCTCGACATCTGTAGTTTCACACTCGGCTTCAGTGCCACTTCTTGGCGATTGTCTCGAGCTCTTTCCTAGTGCCACATCAGCAAGCCAACTTAAAGGAGACCCCTCACTATCTGATGTGTAACCACCCAATTCTTCGCCTTTTACAGGATCAGATAGGCCATTCTTTCTGCTGAATTGAGTTGATTCTGATGTGGAGTTATGACCGATGGGAGAGACTTCCTTGTCACAAATATGCATGTTTACAGCACTGATGAGCTGCTGAGGAAGATAACATACAATACATTAGATAGATTCAAGTTCTAGGTACGTGTGATATTATTTCTAACCATATAAGTACAAGTGCCACTTCAATAATAAAAATGCAGAGGAAACTTACTCATTGTGAAACATGACTGACAGACAGATAATGACAAACTGTCTGGTATACTTACACTGAAAAGAAATAGAAGCAAAGCAACAACTTAGTCCATTCCTACACTTTACTTTTCTGGAATCGGGAGAGTAgctgaagtaaaataatattgtgaCTGGTAAAAGCAGAGTTCAACTCAAGGCTTGTTACTGTTCTGTACACTCACGTACACAGTAGCTTTTTGTTATTTCACTTCTGATAATTGTAAACATATGGCTGGCTATTCATGCTACAAGTATTGCAGTTTTCATGagcctctttttttcttttcaaaaatactGTAACAACATAACACTAATTGTAACCATTATAGTTATAACCACTTTTTAGTTTTCACTTATGCAGACATATAAGTATTTGTATGAATTGGTTATGTCTCATGATACATGGGCTATGTAAAAACTGCCTCTtgcactgttaaaaataaaaataacaaattgtgCACTACATAATCCTTGCAGTTACGATACTATTTATGATAATGcacaatttctttatattttttaactgtgcaattaatttactttgtaatataaatgtaaaaatagcCATTTGTCAACACCAGTTTTTAGGAAACTTACCTTACATATTCCATTGTTTGACTTTCTTTCTGATGAAAGAAACATTGTCCTGTTACATGCAGCTTGCAACATGTTTCCCATATCCCAAAGTGCTGTGCCAGGTATGATTTGTGTCAGCATTAATTTCTCCTGATCATGAGGCTGCCGGTTGTTACACAAAAGCCATTGACACTCATCTCTGTCCTTGAGGGGAAAGTCGTCCTCTGAAAAGCACAACACTTTTAGTTTCAAAATGAAGCACTGCTTAGACATTCAGTGTTTGTCAAATGTACCACTATGTTTATGACCCACATCATTTTGTTACcttgttattacaataaacaaatagcaaataaaacactaaatattagtAATCTTAAAGTATCACAACTATAAACCTAAAGTTTTCAGTATTATGCAAATCTGTCCAAACTATAATCAAGAAATAAGAGAAAGGATTCTTTAACCTTGTTTGTTTCTAAGTAATTGCCATACCTTTTTTCAATCCATCCTTCCTTGCTCTATAACAGTCTATACACACAACAAAGCCACATTTGTGACAAACCCAGTGAATGTTAAATAAAGTGGCCTCACATATGTCGCACATCTCCCGGACATTCTGTACCATCCTtttccaagttactgttttatcTGGAAAGTCACACAATACACAAAGAAAGTCATATTACTACTggctgaattataaaaaaaaagttttaacatgtatattgatttttattttctacttaaaCTCCTTTCaacttttataacttaattacAACACATCATGAAGCACAAAttctttattgaaattttatggagtaaaatataagtaatctataaacgattaatattttaaaactcatcACTTCTTGAATGTACAAAGAGAGTAGGTGACAATTTCCCAAATTCCTCTAAGTAACtagatatatattataacatcATAGTGAAGCTGATCAAATGCACAAAGACACAGTTCCACAATACACCTTGGATTGTATCTGACTTCTGAAAttcattaactgttattaaaattacTGACATAACACTTTATAAGACTAAATGGATGATAGATTTTTTTTACACTGACAGTTAAAGATTATCACCTGGTTAAAGAAACAgtcacatttttattaaactaaccaAACTGAACAATCAATTTTTGTCATCAAACTAAATGAACACAGCAGATGAACGAAGTCTTTATGAAATTAATCAAACTCAGACTTTCTGTAAAAACCAAAACTTTAAAATCCTTGACTgacagaaagttctcgatattgCAATGACAATGAAAAACATTCCTACCCTGGTTCATGTGTAAAGCTTGGGCTTCTTTCTCTTGTTTCACAAGATAACAAAACTGGTTTCCCACATATTCCAAGAGAAGCCTGGCTGTCTTTATATCTAGCTGATCAAGAGCATTTTGAGGTGATGGCATCCAGAGACGCAAGTCCTCTTCAGTGGCATCTGAGGGCTCTGAAAAGCCAGAGCTGACTAGCGTGCCAGTCTTGCTATATCGTAACCTGTTACAACATTTGAAAACTTTCAACTAAAAACACATATGCTTATAATAAGCTAAACAAATTTAtctatacatgttctacaaattGTACAATTAAAAACACATATGCTTGTAATAAGCTATACAAATCTATCCATAAATGTTCTACAAATTGTACTGTATAACTTAACACATAAtaacttttatacataaaatgtataaaataaacatcatacACGAGTTAATCCATTTCCCAAGTTTATACTTTGAGTTGACTAACACAGTTTACATGAATTAATtcaattatgtaaaaaataagtttatcaCATTTTAATGTTAACTGGAATAAACATTTGTAACAGTACTGCACTAAAGAATGAACTCTGCTTTTCAAACTTGTATATGAATGCTGTATGATACATTCTGTAtctgtaatgatacagataatgCCAAgacttacaattttttttaaatgtaccaTTTTCATACATCTCTCAAAGTAAACTACATTCTTCATGTGTCACTAGTCAAGAGATTATCTTTTGTTGTTCAATTTCCTTACTTTCTGAATGCAAAGAACCTGCAGAAGTTATTTGGCATTTTTTTGCTTCTTTGGTGAGGAGTCATGCGACATTCTCTGCATTTTGGTAGCTTTGATGCAACTTCTCCACATGGACCATTTTGAAAGAATGGCTCTCCTGTTTTTTTAAGTACTGTTAcacttgttttttctttcagcTTTACTGGATCTTGAAAACATACAATGCCCAAATTATTACAAGGATATTACAAGATGGGAAAGCATTGTTAGTCATTACATTTATCAATATTTAactcattttaataattattagagATAAAAATCTTTGCAATGCAACAAACTGACATGGTAAAAATCACCTAGAGTGATGATGCCAGTTCAGAGAAcagaattagtaaattaataatcaATGTGTAAAATAACTTATGTCAGCTCTGGAACTCTGGGTAGCTCTATTACAAGCCAACTTTATACAAGAAATATACTAATAATTTTGTAGCTGGTTCTATCAAAGGTAGCATCACTAATACACAAAGAAATGGGTCATCATCTCTTCCACTGATACATTTACAGATAACTAGCCCTTCTGGTGCCTtgtctgtatataaaaaaaacttctcCCTGCTACATTTATAGATAACTAGCCCTTCTGGTGCCTtgtctgtatataaaaaaaaactcttattgCTACATTTATTGATAACTAGCCCTTCTGGTGCCTTGTCTGTAGATAAACAAACCTCTCATTGCTACATTTATAGATAACTAGCCCTTCTAGTGCCTtgtctataaataaacaaacctgtCATTGCTACATTTATAGATAACTAGCCCTTCTGGTGCCTTGtctatatataaacaaacctcTTATTGCTACATTTATAGATAACTAGCCCTTCTGGGCCTTGTCTGTAGATAAACAAACCTCTCATTGCTACATCTATTGATAACTAGCCCTTCTGGTGCTTTGTCTGTAGATAAACAAACCTGTCATTGCTACATTTATAGATAACTAGCCCTTCTGGTGCCTTGtctatatataaacaaacctcTTATTGCTACATTTATAGATAACTAGCCCTTCTGGGCCTTGTCTGTAGATAAACAAACCTCTCATTGCTACATCTATTGATAACTAGCCCTTCTGGTGCTTTGTCTGTAGATAAACAAACCTGTCATTGCTACATTTATAGATAACTAGCCCTTCTGGTGCCTTGTCTGTAGATAAACCTCTCACTGCTACATTTATAGATAACCAGCCCTTCTGGTGCCTTGTCTATAGATAAATAAACCTCTCACTTCTGtgtttataaacacacacatcctgttattaattttaaaatacacaatactaaGTAAATAatatcccatactgtattacatgGTTAAAATTAGTGTATAGGACAAGGAAATATCTGATCAGTGTTGAAACGATCTAGGTCATTTGGAAAGATGTTGACTACACATTTGTGTTTCTTTCCTTTACAGCTATTTTACATCCTTCTTTCAACTTTGAAACTTTATCACATTGCAGCTGTATTCATCACCCTCACTCCATTGGAAACGTGCAATGTCCTGAATCAGTAAACATatgattgttttctttcttaGAACCTCTTTTCcataataaactaaacaactgTTATAACAGTTCAGTTTATGctgtatatttgtaaataaattatataatagaaATCACATGTATAAGACCAATTGACAGAACCAATGAAAAAATACATGcacattaattacaaaaaataagttttaatatatcTGGGTTTCTCCAacagattttataaattttatggtGTATCTcatgtctaaataaataaatatctatttctTCAGAACTGGCATGGATTGCTTCACATTGTTCTGATGACTTTATAGACTTACTATTATTGTTCTTAGGTTGACCATTTTCTGGGGCAGTTCCTCGTCCTCTTGGTTTCCTTCCCTTCCTGTGGATATTACCAActtctgtgttttgtgtttgaTGTTCATCTTGAACCTTTTTCAGGGTTGAACCGTTCGTTAGCATCAGTTGATCCTTTTCAGTCTTTTCTTGCCTAAAGCTTTTTCTCTTCAATCCACGTGTCTTAAATCTAGATGTTGAACCTTGTCTTTGAGatattctagttttttgtttcaacaaTTCCTGTTCAGTGTCAGAGGTAGACTTAATACATTCTCCATCTTCAATAGAGTCAAGCTTATCCTGGTTCTCAAAAGACAGCTGGTTACCATTAATTGCAGTTTGTACTTCCTTTGGGTTCTCATCAGAACTTTCATCTTGTCCAGACGAAAGCTTGTCCAACGAGGATTCATGAAATGTTCTGTCTAATTGTCCAGATGACAGTTTGTCCAATGAGGATTCATGAAATGTTCTGTCTAATTGTCCAGATGACAGCTTGTCCAATGAGGATTCATGAAATGTTCTGTCTAAATCTTCAAGTTTAAGAACAGCTGCACCACGATTTTTCACAACAGATTCAGCTTCATCTGGGAACATTTTATCCTTGTTCTCAGAATGTCGTTGAAGCCAAGCTTTTTTCAGTTTAGGATGATTAGTGGTATTTTTAGAAGTAGAACACTGAGAGTTCTCATTCTCAATAACTGACTGGTTAGCCTGAACTTTTTTGGTATTCAAGTTATCAAGCTCTTCCAGCACATTGAaaccattttcttttttaaattgtgGATTTTTTACAAGTGAACTAAGAGTAATACCACTCTGAGGAACACAGACCCCTAAACCTTCACATGTAAGAGGGGACCTTGATATCATATTCAAAGCTGGTGGAGAGGGGTTATCATCATTTCTTGAATCAGACGGAAAGTGTGGGTGGAGTTGAGGGGGAGATTCAGAATCATTCTTTGTTTTCTGTCGTTTAGTAGCAAGATTTTCTGTTGGAGATTTTCGCTTTTTATCTGTCAAAGAAATATTACTGGACAACACCGGACCAGATGGACTGGAATTTGGACGTACTGGAGTTGAAACAGTAGCAGGACTAGGTGCTGGTGGAGTCAGAGTTGGACTAGCATAGCGATTATGATGTGATAAGTTATTTAAAGAACTTGACACTCTGTCATTAAAAGAATTTGGTGGGAAAAGAGAGAGGGAATTGCTGTTTGTC
This region includes:
- the LOC143257296 gene encoding uncharacterized protein LOC143257296 isoform X2; translation: MSSVEVCNPLSTSHPVENSGGVIVAPGRDHLSSTKTTSNLFETKNGRSSPNKEIELVRKPEVREVFRDSYVGNAREKQGEVSSHVMHPGGRAAGVYPQLHHVTQQPRVPTHQGLYGLSPHLIPPPQHVPIDPHSVHSPRHRHLMHAHALLNPQYAPAVNLSIWPHKHPHLVNSQFMVQGVSEEVLLQQERERAIIEKQCILHTDRDKKDEKDRLGQQKNEREKHEQQRLEKERHERERQISEHITGERSNRPKVWEEKERAQREVQFHFEESLRLANNKKNLGWSHISNLPLTKHSLGHRSSPALSRAPTLTLQPVERDTEERRKDWVEIESEEKNRIAVVDGIVEVEPKHWMQHQRVLEQMQHTSQMSGPPAESFQPVVKTKIESYIQRVSSPKEEGKVSVVCTKSSSRVSPITSTVASKLEPSFNIYGYQGYQPMYLFPSQLKSREGLGSSVTERASVMPQLNYPADSRRNLSLTRSPSMSPKQQKLLQETINPKIQLPGESIKTREYFQPTPAHQNSSSPSLPGRAGTPQYQSPTQEQPQNLVKSESKQNRVTNINPQREPSPRNLAHSTPGVSRRYQPSPTPPKCSVTTYPSSLIQAGLVPNPMYSSSVSNSALKTGLYGHERSVPLVIDTSSHPSLVQNNATCAQVSGITTGIPVCKPNTNNHSLVYPNSLNSQWSQNSNIQQVSPPPQTRTNSNSLSLFPPNSFNDRVSSSLNNLSHHNRYASPTLTPPAPSPATVSTPVRPNSSPSGPVLSSNISLTDKKRKSPTENLATKRQKTKNDSESPPQLHPHFPSDSRNDDNPSPPALNMISRSPLTCEGLGVCVPQSGITLSSLVKNPQFKKENGFNVLEELDNLNTKKVQANQSVIENENSQCSTSKNTTNHPKLKKAWLQRHSENKDKMFPDEAESVVKNRGAAVLKLEDLDRTFHESSLDKLSSGQLDRTFHESSLDKLSSGQLDRTFHESSLDKLSSGQDESSDENPKEVQTAINGNQLSFENQDKLDSIEDGECIKSTSDTEQELLKQKTRISQRQGSTSRFKTRGLKRKSFRQEKTEKDQLMLTNGSTLKKVQDEHQTQNTEVGNIHRKGRKPRGRGTAPENGQPKNNNNPVKLKEKTSVTVLKKTGEPFFQNGPCGEVASKLPKCRECRMTPHQRSKKMPNNFCRFFAFRKLRYSKTGTLVSSGFSEPSDATEEDLRLWMPSPQNALDQLDIKTARLLLEYVGNQFCYLVKQEKEAQALHMNQDKTVTWKRMVQNVREMCDICEATLFNIHWVCHKCGFVVCIDCYRARKDGLKKEDDFPLKDRDECQWLLCNNRQPHDQEKLMLTQIIPGTALWDMGNMLQAACNRTMFLSSERKSNNGICKLISAVNMHICDKEVSPIGHNSTSESTQFSRKNGLSDPVKGEELGGYTSDSEGSPLSWLADVALGKSSRQSPRSGTEAECETTDVEEGKETTNGCEERSGNRSTLRELLIRPNEKGVGGSSTEDNEEHLKENTVESVTQVTEPEVKKEQLQFSCSSLDVPKPQRTLSIQSRNLTESSLLHPDIPHSWLCGGKLLRLHDSQLHQNIHIFQEQWKRGQPVMVSNITSRIDTKLWNPDSFGQEFGGVKTEFVDCNTGRILLNQSLRKFWDGFENVSKRLKSKNGEEMVLKLKDWPPGENFRENLPLRHKDLIKVLPLPEYTQPGGIFNLVDRLPDEFIQPDVGLKMCSAYGSTHYSTNGTSNIHLDVCDIVNIMMYSSNGEEKTQDVLKAMEEGGCDEGILCRVHNGDIKPGAIWHIYSDEEADKIREFLNKVAKEQGEKVDSHHDPLLEQNWYLNGMLRKRLYSEYGVEGYTVVQCVGDAMFIPAGSPHQVQNLYSSITVIEDFISPESLARCFYLTQELRNSPEISTYQEDRLQIKNVIYHTVKDALSALQAGEET
- the LOC143257296 gene encoding uncharacterized protein LOC143257296 isoform X1 — protein: MSSVEVCNPLSTSHPVENSGGVIVAPGRDHLSSTKTTSNLFETKNGRSSPNKEIELVRKPEVREVFRDSYVGNAREKQGEVSSHVMHPGGRAAGVYPQLHHVTQQPRVPTHQGLYGLSPHLIPPPQHVPIDPHSVHSPRHRHLMHAHALLNPQYAPAVNLSIWPHKHPHLVNSQFMVQGVSEEVLLQQERERAIIEKQCILHTDRDKKDEKDRLGQQKNEREKHEQQRLEKERHERERQISEHITGERSNRPKVWEEKERAQREVQFHFEESLRLANNKKNLGWSHISNLPLTKHSLGHRSSPALSRAPTLTLQPVERDTEERRKDWVEIESEEKNRIAVVDGIVEVEPKHWMQHQRVLEQMQHTSQMSGPPAESFQPVVKTKIESYIQRVSSPKEEGKVSVVCTKSSSRVSPITSTVASKLEPSFNIYGYQGYQPMYLFPSQLKSREGLGSSVTERASVMPQLNYPADSRRNLSLTRSPSMSPKQQKLLQETINPKIQLPGESIKTREYFQPTPAHQNSSSPSLPGRAGTPQYQSPTQEQPQNLVKSESKQNRVTNINPQREPSPRNLAHSTPGVSRRYQPSPTPPKCSVTTYPSSLIQAGLVPNPMYSSSVSNSALKTGLYGHERSVPLVIDTSSHPSLVQNNATCAQVSGITTGIPVCKPNTNNHSLVYPNSLNSQWSQNSNIQQVSPPPQTRTNSNSLSLFPPNSFNDRVSSSLNNLSHHNRYASPTLTPPAPSPATVSTPVRPNSSPSGPVLSSNISLTDKKRKSPTENLATKRQKTKNDSESPPQLHPHFPSDSRNDDNPSPPALNMISRSPLTCEGLGVCVPQSGITLSSLVKNPQFKKENGFNVLEELDNLNTKKVQANQSVIENENSQCSTSKNTTNHPKLKKAWLQRHSENKDKMFPDEAESVVKNRGAAVLKLEDLDRTFHESSLDKLSSGQLDRTFHESSLDKLSSGQLDRTFHESSLDKLSSGQDESSDENPKEVQTAINGNQLSFENQDKLDSIEDGECIKSTSDTEQELLKQKTRISQRQGSTSRFKTRGLKRKSFRQEKTEKDQLMLTNGSTLKKVQDEHQTQNTEVGNIHRKGRKPRGRGTAPENGQPKNNNNPVKLKEKTSVTVLKKTGEPFFQNGPCGEVASKLPKCRECRMTPHQRSKKMPNNFCRFFAFRKLRYSKTGTLVSSGFSEPSDATEEDLRLWMPSPQNALDQLDIKTARLLLEYVGNQFCYLVKQEKEAQALHMNQDKTVTWKRMVQNVREMCDICEATLFNIHWVCHKCGFVVCIDCYRARKDGLKKEDDFPLKDRDECQWLLCNNRQPHDQEKLMLTQIIPGTALWDMGNMLQAACNRTMFLSSERKSNNGICKQLISAVNMHICDKEVSPIGHNSTSESTQFSRKNGLSDPVKGEELGGYTSDSEGSPLSWLADVALGKSSRQSPRSGTEAECETTDVEEGKETTNGCEERSGNRSTLRELLIRPNEKGVGGSSTEDNEEHLKENTVESVTQVTEPEVKKEQLQFSCSSLDVPKPQRTLSIQSRNLTESSLLHPDIPHSWLCGGKLLRLHDSQLHQNIHIFQEQWKRGQPVMVSNITSRIDTKLWNPDSFGQEFGGVKTEFVDCNTGRILLNQSLRKFWDGFENVSKRLKSKNGEEMVLKLKDWPPGENFRENLPLRHKDLIKVLPLPEYTQPGGIFNLVDRLPDEFIQPDVGLKMCSAYGSTHYSTNGTSNIHLDVCDIVNIMMYSSNGEEKTQDVLKAMEEGGCDEGILCRVHNGDIKPGAIWHIYSDEEADKIREFLNKVAKEQGEKVDSHHDPLLEQNWYLNGMLRKRLYSEYGVEGYTVVQCVGDAMFIPAGSPHQVQNLYSSITVIEDFISPESLARCFYLTQELRNSPEISTYQEDRLQIKNVIYHTVKDALSALQAGEET